Proteins from a genomic interval of Spea bombifrons isolate aSpeBom1 chromosome 4, aSpeBom1.2.pri, whole genome shotgun sequence:
- the FAM180A gene encoding protein FAM180A, whose amino-acid sequence MYVLTCLLLLLYNYVEANFTSKWQRMVLFPAAQRIRRSSAELQDPVLQTSELEVELLYEFLLTGVHLDKENRLSLLDPELASLRKAATFDVVCNDVIPKSISDIKRLAAMLSHQRGPLRKADFERTLLTAAYAAYRTSTFRNVHQQKVWLETLGNLFTTLKRDLTF is encoded by the exons ATGTATGTACTAACGTGTCTCCTACTGCTGCTTTATAACTACGTGGAGGCCAATTTCACCAGCAAGTGGCAGAGAA TGGTGCTTTTCCCAGCGGCCCAGAGGATCCGGCGTTCTTCGGCCGAATTGCAGGATCCCGTCCTTCAGACGTCGGAGTTGGAGGTGGAACTGCTGTACGAG TTCCTGCTGACCGGCGTTCACCTCGACAAAGAGAATCGGCTGAGCCTCCTGGATCCAGAGCTGGCATCTCTAAGAAAGGCTGCCACGTTTGACGTCGTCTGCAATGATGTCATACCCAAGAGCATCTCTGACATCAAGAGGCTGGCGGCGATGCTGAGCCACCAACGAGGACCCCTGAGGAAAGCGGACTTCGAGAGGACTCTGCTGACTGCCGCCTACGCGGCCTACAGAACATCGACATTCCGGAACGTCCACCAGCAGAAGGTCTGGCTGGAGACCCTCGGCAACCTCTTCACGACGCTGAAAAGAGACttaacattttaa
- the SLC13A4 gene encoding solute carrier family 13 member 4, giving the protein MKRMAIWTKLARSKNLVLVVSIPLLLLPLPLLHRSSESSCAYVLIVTAVYWVSEAVPLGAAALVPAFLFPLFGLLKSSEVAAEYMKNTTLLLMGVICVAASVEKWNLHKRIALRMVTLSGAKPGMLLLCFMSCTALLSMWLSNTSSTAMVMPIVDAVLKQLTTPEEDNKGTIANGSTSEAPQQKGINEKPSQPSIELIFINEEATAKDLSKLIQSKQNLNGVHMIANPITMVKPLPNGQPIPQQTQILVLPSTDPRDLNDQEKYRSRHDHMICKCLSLSVSYAATIGGLTTIIGTSTSLIFLEHFKNRYPEAEVVNFGTWFVFSLPITVIVLLITWVWMHWLFLGCNFRETCSLSKKKKTLQEERSERRIQEEYEKLGEMSYPEKVTVIFFILMTILWFTREPGFVPGWESLFDKKGFRTDATVSVFLGFLLFLLPSKKPKFLCKGEGDQGHGKPDDGGNYPDGPMLTWQEFQKHMPWEIVILVGGGYALAAGCKTSGLSIWIGRQMECLSSLPPWAVPLLACVLVSAVTEFVSNPATVTIFLPILCSLSETLHINPLYTLLPVTMCISFAVMLPVGNPPNAIVYNYGHCQIRDMVKAGFGVNVIGLAVIMVAINTWGTSLFQLDSFPKWATFSNSTTHP; this is encoded by the exons ATGAAGAGAATGGCCATATGGACGAAGCTTGCCAGATCCAAGAACCTGGTGCTGGTGGTCAGCATCCCGttgcttcttcttcctctccctctgCTTCACCGTAGCAGT GAATCCTCGTGCGCCTACGTGCTGATCGTCACCGCCGTGTACTGGGTGTCGGAGGCCGTACCGCTAGGAGCAGCTGCACTGGTCCCGGCCTTCCTCTTCCCCCTGTTTGGGCTGCTCAAATCTAGCGAG GTAGCTGCGGAGTACATGAAGAATACGACGCTACTGCTCATGGGGGTGATTTGCGTGGCTGCTTCCGTGGAGAAATGGAACCTGCATAAAAGAATCGCCCTACGGATGGTGACGCTCTCCGGGGCAAAGCCAGGCAT GTTATTGCTCTGTTTCATGTCCTGCACGGCTCTGCTCTCCATGTGGCTCTCCAATACGTCCTCCACGGCTATGGTGATGCCGATCGTCGATGCGGTACTGAAGCAGCTGACAACTCCTGAAGAAGACAACAAGGGAACCATCGCCAACGGTTCCACCTCCGAGGCTCCTCAGCAGAAAG GCATCAATGAGAAGCCAAGCCAGCCTTCGATTGAGCTGATCTTCATCAATGAGGA ggCCACGGCAAAGGATCTGAGCAAACTAATCCAGAGCAAG CAGAACCTTAATGGCGTCCATATGATTGCCAACCCAATCACGATGGTAAAACCATTGCCCAATGGCCAACCCATCCCACAG CAGACACAGATACTTGTTCTCCCATCTACCGACCCCAGGGACCTGAACGATCAAGAAAAATATAGATCGAGGCACGATCACATGATCTGCAAATGCCTGTCGCTAAGCGTCTCGTATGCAGCCACCATTGGCGGCCTGACCACCATCATTGGGACCTCCACCAGTCTGATCTTTCTGGAGCACTTCAAAAA CCGCTATCCAGAAGCCGAGGTGGTGAATTTCGGCACGTGGTTTGTGTTCAGTCTTCCCATCACTGTTATCGTTCTGCTGATCACCTGGGTCTGGATGCACTGGCTCTTCCTTGGCTGCAA tttCAGGGAGACCTGTTCTCTCAGCAAGAAGAAAAAGACCCTGCAGGAGGAACGTTCGGAGAGAAGAATCCAGGAGGAATACGAGAAATTGGGTGAAATGAG TTACCCAGAGAAGGTCACCGTTATTTTCTTCATCTTGATGACCATCCTTTGGTTCACGCGTGAGCCGGGATTCGTACCAGGCTGGGAATCTTTATTTGACAA GAAGGGGTTCCGGACGGATGCCACCGTTTCTGTCTTTCTCGGGTTCCTGTTGTTTCTCTTGCCATCCAAGAAACCCAAATTTCTATGTAAGGGGGAGGGTGACCAAG GACATGGCAAGCCTGACGATGGAGGAAATTACCCAGATGGCCCAATGCTGACGTGGCAGGAGTTCCAGAAGCACATGCCTTGGGAAATCGTCATCTTAGTCGGAGGGGGATACGCTTTGGCTGCGGGGTGTAAG ACGTCCGGGCTGTCCATATGGATTGGACGTCAGATGGAATGTCTGAGCAGCTTGCCCCCATGGGCCGTTCCTCTCTTGGCTTGCGTGCTCGTCTCGGCGGTGACGGAATTTGTCAGTAATCCAGCTACAGTCACTATCTTCCTGCCCATACTGTGCAGCTTG TCTGAAACCCTGCATATAAACCCGCTATACACGTTGCTGCCGGTCACCATGTGCATTTCCTTTGCGGTGATGCTGCCGGTGGGGAACCCTCCGAACGCCATTGTCTACAATTATGGCCATTGCCAGATCAGGGATATG GTGAAAGCCGGATTCGGTGTCAACGTGATTGGCCTGGCTGTGATTATGGTTGCGATTAACACCTGGGGAACCAGCCTCTTCCAACTGGATTCTTTCCCCAAATGGGCCACGTTTAGCAACTCGACTACTCACCCGTGA
- the STMP1 gene encoding short transmembrane mitochondrial protein 1 has protein sequence MLQFILGFAFGNVVGMYLAQNYEVPDIGKKFESIKKDLEDKKKPPNDKS, from the exons ATGCTGCAGTTTATA CTGGGGTTCGCTTTCGGCAACGTGGTGGGTATGTACCTAGCGCAGAACTACGAG GTCCCAGATATAGGGAAGAAATTTGAATCCATTAAGAAGGATCTGGAAGACAAGAAGAAGCCACCAAATGATAAATCTTAA